CCGGCCTGGAGCTTGACGCACTCATCAAGCCATGCCGCGAGCTCCGGCAGGTGCACGCACGCATCCATGAGCTTGACGGTTGCCTGCTCACCCGTGCAGACCACCCGCACGCGAACCCAGTTCCCGTCCCAGTAGTCGACCGAGCTCGGATACTGATAGCCATCGACCCACATCGAGAAGCCGGCGATCTGGATGTCCGCGTCGCGGTCCCACTCCATGCGACGATGATACAGACTGTCGCAAATGCCCCGGCTCTACGCCGCCACCCCCAGCGCCCCCCTCTCGCCCTCTTCCGGGAAGTTGAGGCTGGCGTGCTCGCCGAAGAGCTCGCGGGCGGCGTTGTCGTAGGCGCGGGCGGCATCCTCCTCGTCGTCGAAGCGGCCGATGGAGCGGTAGTAGTCGCCCTTCCGGATCTGGGCCTTCCAGGCGCCGCGCTTCTCGTCCCAGCACACGCCCTTGTACTGCGAGGTGAACTTGCGGCCATTGACGGTGCCCATCTTGCGGTTGCGGTGCACCTGCTCGTCGGGGGCGATCACCTCCAGGTTGCAGCGGCGGCAGTCCAGGGGGTCGCCGTTGCGGTGGGTGACGCGCATCTCGTTGCCGGGATTGGCGACGCCCATGAGGAGGCGCTTGAGCGGGGTGTTCTGGCCGTAGGCGGAGGCGAGGGCGACGGTGCCGACAAGCCCCTCGGTCCGCTCCTCCCAGTGCCAGCTCTTCCCCTGCACCAGCGGCAGGTCCACTTCGTCGATGATGGCTTCGCGCGGCTCGTAGGTCATGTACACGAGCGGCACGCGGTAGCAGCCCGGGCGCTCGGGGTCGGGGTAGGGCTCGAAGCGGCGGCGCCACTGGTCGCGGAAGGCGATCAACTCGTCGCGCGGGTACATCTTGAGCGGGCCGGAGCCGGAGCGGGGAACCCACACGGGCTGGACGGGGAGCTCGACCTCCTGGGTCCACTTGTCGAACCAGTGGACGTTGAAGTCGAAGAGGTCGGCGGCCTGCTCGCGCGTGAGGAGCCCCTCGGGCAGCCGGTCGCGCTCCTCGTCCAGCTTCCTCAGGTGCTCGCGCAGCGGCTCGAGGTCGGCGACGGCGTACAGCACCAGCGGCGGGCCGTGCGGGACCTTCATGCGCGTGCGCGGGATGGCGATACGGCCCGAACGCTCCCAGGTGCCCCATGCGGTCAGGCCGATACCTAGACGCTTGGCGGCCTCGCGCTGCGTGACGTACCCCGCGGGGATGGAGGGCGGCGGCTCGTTCCTGAACTGCTCGCGCAGACGCTCCAGGTCTTCGACCTTGTACAGCACCCAGGGCGGCCCCGCGGTGAGCTTCTTCCTGTAGCGCGGGATCGCGACGCGGCCCTTGTTCTCCCAGATCTTCCAGGTCACGGTGGTGACGCCGAACGAACGCGCGGCCTCGGCCAGCGGCACGAACCCCTCAGGGAACGTCGGCAGCCGGCCCTCGGCGGCGGCCTTCTCGTAGTGGTAGGTGGAGCCCATAGAGGTGTTATCGGCGCGGGACGCACGCGTCTTGATGCACCCGCCATGCCCTCTGACGCCTCCAACACGCCGCGCGCCGGGGCAGGCACGCCCCATGATGCCCGCCCCACGCCACATGGTGCCGCAGTCATGCTCCTTGATGCTGGCGACACGCCCCGTGATGGCCGCGTCATGGTCCGTGATCTCGAAATCACGCCCCGTTTCTTCGAGGAATAGTGCCCGTTCAGCGGCGTTTGTTCGGGCGGGTTTTTGCGCGTTCCCGGCTGGGGCGGCGGGGCGGGGGGTTTTTAGAGGACCCTGGCGATGTCGGAGGTCGGATGTCCGATGTCGTGGTTGCGGCAGGGCGCGGGTGAAAGGAGCGCGGGGACTGGTGGGTTTGGGTGGATGGAGCGCGGGGGTAGGTGTGGATAACCGCCCGCGGGTGCGGGGCTAGCACCTCTGTGGGATGGGGCGGGGCAGGGCTGCGGGCGGGGTGTGCGGGTTGTGACAGTGGTTCGGTTGGCGAGGTCTGCGACGCCGCGCGGGATGAATTGTGGGGCTGCGCCGCGGAAGAGAGCCAAAGCGGCTCAACCGCGTGTGATGGATGGCCGACGTTGACGGTGCCTTGATCGGGGCGGCGTGCCCCGGTTGGGGCCGGGCCTGGGCCGCGTTGGACTCCAGGGCAACCCGACATGTTCGCAGTGGCGGCTTAGGCCTCAGGCCCGGAACGGAATCAGACATGACACGCAAGCAGTGGCTGGAGTTTTTCGCGCAGCGGATGGGGACCTGGGATACGGTGTTCGCTCAGATCGGCGTCACCTCGGCCGAGGTCGACGGGCTGATCACGAAGGTGGAGAAGGCCCAGACCTCGCTCGCGGAGGCGGAGAAGAAGCGGCTGGAGAGCAAGGCGGCGACGCAGAAGTTCTATACCGACGCCGACGACGCCCACGACGACGGGCAGGAGCTGATCAACAAGATCCGCAACTTCGCCGCCATCACCAACAACCCGTCGGTCTTCCAGATCGCCATGATCGACCCGCCCGCGCCGCCCACCCCGCTGGGGGCCCCCGGAAAGCCCTTCGAAGTGACGGCGGGCATCGACGAGCTGGGGTACATCACCCTCAACTGGAAGAGCACCAACTCGGCCCCCAGCACCGGCGCGTTCTTCAGCGTGTCCCGGGCCCTCAACGGCGGCAGCAACTACACCATCGTGGGCGCGGTGCCCACCCGCGAGTTCGTGGACACCACCATCCCCGCGGGCACCGGGCAGGTGAACTACATCATCCAGGGCCGCCGCGGCCAGTTCCTCAGCGACCCCACCACCTACACCGTCCGCTTCGGCGTGGGCGGCGGCGGCAACTTCGCCATCGTCACCCAGGGCGAGGTGACCAGCGGCAAGCTCGCGGCGTGAGCCGGTACTGAGTGCGCAGAGCAAAGCCCAGGGGCCGTGACCAGTCACGCTCCCTGGGCTTTCCTGCGATACTGGTGCGCCATGCACTTTGCTCCCACTGCAATCGCCATCGGCGCCGTCCTCGCAATCGCCGCCGCCATCTACGCCCGCGCTGTCGGCCTCGACCGCGAGCGCGCGTTCTACACCACCGTTCTCTGCATCGTCGGCCTCTTCTACGGCCTGTTCACCGTCGTTGCCGGCGTGGCCGCGGCCTGGGAGGACGGCTGGTGGCGCACGCTCGCGCTGGAGTCGACCGCCATCGCCGCGTTCTTCGTGCTCGCCGCGCTCGGCTTCCGCCGCAGCCAGTGGATCATCGTCGCCGGTCTCGCCGCCCACGGCGTCTACGACGTCTTCCACCACCACCTCATCGACAACCCCGGCATCCCGCACTGGTGGCCCGCGTTCTGCGCGAGCTACGACCTCACCGCCGCCGCGTGCCTGGCGGTGCTCATCCGCAGCCGTCGCTGAACTCCGGCGTCACGCCGGCGCCGTCACTTCACCACAATCACCCGCGGCGACATCAGGATCACCGGCTGCTCGCGCATCTGCATCAGCGCCTGCACCGACGGCGCGATCTGACGCCACGTGGTGTCGCCCAGCAGCTCGCGCGCCGCCGTCACCAGCGCCGGCTCACGCGCGGCCAGCGCCGCCTTCAGGTCCGCCGGGGCGCTGACGCCCTCGAATGCGTCCTCGATCACCTCGCCCAGGCTCTTGGGCGCGGGGTAGTGCATCACGCCAAAGTTGTCCATGCTCAGCTTGGTGGCCAGGTCGCTGACGCACTCGTCCAGCCCCCCCACCTCGTCCGCCATCTTGAGCTCCACCGCGCGGTCGCCGGTGAAGAGGCGGCCCTCGGCGGTCTGCGACAGGTCGATCCCCTCGCGCCCGGCCTCCACGCGGCTGGTGAACAGCGTGTAGGTCTGCTCCATCTTCTTGCGGACCAGCTCGCGCTCCTGCTCGCCCCACGGGGCCGCGCTGGCGAACATGTGGGCCCGCGGCCCGCGGGCGCGGCCCACGACCTTGACCTTGGCCCAGTCGTACAGCCCCTGCATGCTGAGCTTGCCCCCCACCACGCCGATGGACCCGACGATCGACGAGGGGTTCACATAGATCTTCTCGCCCGCGACGGCGCAGTAGTACCCGCCGCTGGCGGCCATGTGCCCGACGCTCACCCACACCGGCTTCTTGTCCGCGACGCGGCGGAGGCCCTGCCAGATCACCTCGCTGGCGGTGGCCGAGCCGCCCGGCGAGTTGATGCGGACCACCACGCCCTTGATCAGCGGCTCCTTGAGGATGTCCTCCAGGGCGTTGCGGATGGTGCGGCTGCCCACCTGCTCCTCGCCGCCGAAGAGGCCGCCGCTGGTGGAGTCTCCGTCGATGATGGCCCCGTCGATGTGCAGCACCGCGATGGTCGGGCGCTTGGGCTTGAGGTCGGGCTGCTTGGTGAAGATGGACATGATGGCGAAGGGGTTCATGGAGGACTCCATGTCCACGCCCTCGCCCTCGAACTTGATTTGCTGCCACGCGACGCCGTCGCCCTCGTGGGCCTGGTCGAGGTGGTCGGCGATCCTGGCGAGGTCCACCTGCGTGTCGATGAGGCCGACGCGGGCGGCGTCCTTGGCGTCGGCCATCCACGCCGTCTCCATCGCCTCGTCGAGCTTCTTGTCCGTCAGCTTGCGGCCCTTGAGGATGGGCTTGCGGACATTGGCGTAGAGGGAGTCCAGCAACTGGTTGATGTTCTGGTCCCACTCCTTGCTGGGGGCGTTGCGGGCGAGGGACTCGGCGGCGCCCTTGTAGTCGCCCACCTGCACGAAGTCGGCCTTGAGGCCCACCCACGCGAGCGTGTCGGCGAGGAACATCTCCTCCATGTAGAGGCCCGGGAGCGAGACCGCGCCGCCCTCCTGGATGATGACCTCGTCGGCGTAGCTGGCGAGCATGAGGTCGCTGGTGCCGTAGGACTCGGCGAAGACGTGCACCTTCTTGCCGGCCTCGCGGATGTGGTTGAGGGCGACGCCGACCTCCTGCACCTGCGTGGCGGAAAGCTCGGCGTCCTTGAGGCGGATGAGCACGCCGTCAACCGAGTCGTCCTCGGCGATGTCCTCGAGGGTGTCAACGA
This portion of the Phycisphaerales bacterium genome encodes:
- a CDS encoding AP2 domain-containing protein; the protein is MWRGAGIMGRACPGARRVGGVRGHGGCIKTRASRADNTSMGSTYHYEKAAAEGRLPTFPEGFVPLAEAARSFGVTTVTWKIWENKGRVAIPRYRKKLTAGPPWVLYKVEDLERLREQFRNEPPPSIPAGYVTQREAAKRLGIGLTAWGTWERSGRIAIPRTRMKVPHGPPLVLYAVADLEPLREHLRKLDEERDRLPEGLLTREQAADLFDFNVHWFDKWTQEVELPVQPVWVPRSGSGPLKMYPRDELIAFRDQWRRRFEPYPDPERPGCYRVPLVYMTYEPREAIIDEVDLPLVQGKSWHWEERTEGLVGTVALASAYGQNTPLKRLLMGVANPGNEMRVTHRNGDPLDCRRCNLEVIAPDEQVHRNRKMGTVNGRKFTSQYKGVCWDEKRGAWKAQIRKGDYYRSIGRFDDEEDAARAYDNAARELFGEHASLNFPEEGERGALGVAA
- a CDS encoding S49 family peptidase; this encodes MLKLTCTVRSATLALTLAAGLTLPAAATLARTPLTPTPQASQAEPSKIAMIQLKGSPSEAPGPLDWLFGGDETPTLSKLVDTLEDIAEDDSVDGVLIRLKDAELSATQVQEVGVALNHIREAGKKVHVFAESYGTSDLMLASYADEVIIQEGGAVSLPGLYMEEMFLADTLAWVGLKADFVQVGDYKGAAESLARNAPSKEWDQNINQLLDSLYANVRKPILKGRKLTDKKLDEAMETAWMADAKDAARVGLIDTQVDLARIADHLDQAHEGDGVAWQQIKFEGEGVDMESSMNPFAIMSIFTKQPDLKPKRPTIAVLHIDGAIIDGDSTSGGLFGGEEQVGSRTIRNALEDILKEPLIKGVVVRINSPGGSATASEVIWQGLRRVADKKPVWVSVGHMAASGGYYCAVAGEKIYVNPSSIVGSIGVVGGKLSMQGLYDWAKVKVVGRARGPRAHMFASAAPWGEQERELVRKKMEQTYTLFTSRVEAGREGIDLSQTAEGRLFTGDRAVELKMADEVGGLDECVSDLATKLSMDNFGVMHYPAPKSLGEVIEDAFEGVSAPADLKAALAAREPALVTAARELLGDTTWRQIAPSVQALMQMREQPVILMSPRVIVVK